One stretch of Nycticebus coucang isolate mNycCou1 chromosome 7, mNycCou1.pri, whole genome shotgun sequence DNA includes these proteins:
- the LOC128589902 gene encoding cystatin-A-like: MIPGGLTEAKPATPEIQEIANKIKPQLEEKTNKNYEEFEAEEYKTQVVAGINYYIKIRVGENRYIHVKVFQSLPYQNQELTLSGYQTDKRKEDELTGF; this comes from the coding sequence ATGATACCTGGAGGTTTAACTGAAGCCAAACCTGCCACTCCAGAAATCCAGGAGATTGCTAACAAGATTAAACCACAgcttgaagaaaaaacaaataagaattaTGAAGAATTTGAAGCTGAAGAGTATAAAACTCAAGTAGTTGCTGGAATAAATTACTACATTAAGATACGAGTAGGCGAAAATCGTTATATTCACGTGAAAGTATTCCAAAGTCTTCCTTATCAAAATCAGGAGTTGACGCTTTCTGGTTACCAGACTGACAAACGCAAGGAAGATGAGCTGACTGGCTTTTAG